In Pangasianodon hypophthalmus isolate fPanHyp1 chromosome 13, fPanHyp1.pri, whole genome shotgun sequence, the genomic window TTCATACCTTTAGTGTACAAGTGATCGAGCTAGCAGGGAGCACTCCATGGATTGTCACTAGCTAGGGGCTCTATCTATTGGCTGTTTGAACCAATGAATATTCTGCCTACAAAGGTTAGCAGTTTTCCACCTAAGCATGTACCGTAAACTGCTGTAATCTTTTCAGGTGAAGATGGAGCAGATTCGTCAGGCAGAATCTCTGGACCAAGTCAGGCTCATCCTTGGAGAACAACTTGAAGAAGAGAGTGACCAGCTCAGCAGTGCCACATGAGCCAGTAGGACATTATCACCCTTTCTCTGGACCAAAGTGAAAAGGACTGCTTTATGTTATAGCCACAGAAATGAACCAGGATCAAGCTCAGAGTCTAGCAAATTAAGAATCTAGCAAACTACCAATTATTAACTGTGGTAAATTTAGGAAACCAGCTTATTTTACTGTTTCAGTGGACGTTGTTCTCTCACACAACTTACtaactgaaacattttacagtaTGGGTTGAAGCTCAGTGATTTAGAGCTAACAGCTGATGAACTTAACAAGTCTTTGACACTGTGTCCACTAACCAGACATCAACTCACTTATAGTAACTGTACAATAAATTGGAGGGTGAGTATCACTTGGCCAGTATCCATGATAATTCCTGCTAAACCTTATATACACATactcttttatatatatatgtaagtttCAGTCACCAGCCAAATTATCAGAAACTTTAAATCCTCCTAAAAGTGGCACACTTTATTTGAAACCACTTGATTCTGCAAAAAGAGCAATAATGCAATTTTTCATGAGCAGACCTGCATTGAAGTCAGTAATGGTGCACAAGATTCTAACATATACATATGTCAGTTTGACCTGCAAGTATGCAATGAAATTTCCAGTTATGACTTCCATAACGACATGTCAACTCATCCTACAAATACAGTTATTTTTACAGCAGTGTGCTGTAGGGGAAAGAGTAAATCTGATACAACTTTGTGTTGTACGTTAATGCTAATAGGTCAACATGGGCATTTCACCGTGTAAGACTGCCCAAAGTAAGACACCAGTGACCTCCTCAGGCATGTTTTATTGCAGGGAACAATAATATCTTTGTATATGAACTTTCCTAGACTGTGACCCTGTGTTATCTTATGACTCCATGTAAAATAAACTAACACTAGGCTTAATCTGGGTCCAAGACACCAGTCTTATGAGTGCATTGATCATGCCTTCAGTAGCGtgataatatttattatgttgTGTGCCATTATCGGCTTTATACATCATACAACTGTAAATTAACATTTCACTTCACAGTGAGCattttctgtttggttttgtgttccatttggaagtgttttattaaaacccCCTTTTGCCCAAAAGAGGAATGTTGGATTGTCTACATTTAtctttcacactctctcacctttaatttcagcatgtgtgtcgtctttatacagtatataaatgagAACATGCTGGAAATATACAGTTAAGTCCAAAACATTTAGTGTGttatgtttcacagatgttccttcaaaATGTTGTatgttaacaaaataaatagCTTAAATGTTTTCacctctttctttttaaatatgatataaatattttctaataatttgtTTACCCACCATTTGCTTTTTGCTCCAAAAGTTGTAATATTCCAAGCATTTTTTCCTGACATTTCTTCTTATTCTGTCAGATTGCTTGGCCTATTTTGCGTATTTATCTTGACagatatatgatatattataGCTCTGTCAAAATTTTGACTTTCTTGCTTTTGGCCCTTTTTAACTacttgtagttttttttatatatatactgtgaaatacatttttctattttgcacCCAAAAACCTTTGCACTCTGCTGTGTTTATACAATATGAGCATTCAGCTTTTAGCACACCAAAATCCCCTGCATTGAATTTACACGTAcagtatttatgtaaatatggtTAGACACAAACGAACACTGTAGGAGTTCATGAAACATTAGcttttttcttaatttcatGCAATAGCATTTAACCACTTTAGGAGACACAGAACAGAGCCAAAgaatctttttaaatatatatctttattaagaaatatatttttattttttaggaaCAGAATCCTTAAAATACTAGTTGttataatgttaatttatttaaatacataaacttaGATCACATTGATATTCACAGAacattgtgtgttttatacattttctttcaatttttttcttccttttttcaggTATGTTGACTTGTTCACTGTTAGCTGCTTGAATGTTTGTTGTAATTCCTTTTGTGATGGTAATTGTGCTCATTCTTTAAAGCCAGTTCTTTCTCATTTCATCAACTTGTCCGCTTTCTTCTCTTAGTCCCATCTCTTAGACACCAggttctcttctttctctggaGAGGCAAAAGCCAGGCATATAAGACACCAAGTGTAGAGGAGGTTTAGCTTAGAGCCAGTGACCATTACCATCTACTTTAGTCAGCCATGTTCATGTAAGCTCTGAGTAACTGAATTGCCTTTTGATACTCCATgcaaatgaaaataatccataacTCTAAATCTAGTATTAGGAGCCTTAGCcattcatatattcattcaAACACATTCTCTTCTCATATATTCATTCAAACACATTCTCATTCAAAACTTTGGGAATTGCCATTTCCAAAGTTCACATCAGCCAGACTATATTATGACAGTGACACCACTATGTTGAATATTTGGTGCACTACAGTGAAATAATGCATTagtaaaacacacaacactaacATACTTACTCACAtagcagtcttttttttcacacaggAGCACAAAGACAGATCTTATGTTTAAGAAAAGGACAGGGAGGATTGTGGGATACCTTGATTTGTTACAGGAATTGTGAAGGGAACAGGATTAGGCTGGAATAAAATCGTGAAGGAGATAAGAGGAGAAGGTAAGGAAGGAAAGTGAGGTAGTTGAGGTGAAACAGTGGGTGACTTTCAGGAAAGGGAAGAGGAAAGGTTTTATTCAGGGCAACACAATTTTAAAGGTAGGAAGGGAGCATTGTAGTAAATGagcatttattaacatttagtCTTATTAGTGAAATTGTTATAGAACCTTTAAACTatgaacagtttttaaaaaaatttcagatCAAATCAAGAATCTAACTTGAACATTTACAATATGAATGTTCCGTATAatcagtttttattcatttatattgaCTGTTAAGGAGTGTACATGTTCACTTACGTTCCAAGTAGGTGCGTGAGATGTACTTGAGCACCTCATCGATGAGGATGACGGGGAGAGAGAGCTTCAGCACCACGATCCACTGCTCCAGATTCAGATGAGTCAACTTGAAAATCATCTGTAGTGCAATCAAGAAAAGGATTAGAAATATAGAAGTATATTTGTTAAATTGTATCTTTGGGGGGAATGAATTGCAGTGGGACTCACAGGCAGAGGATCGACATAGATGATCATAAAGTGCAGGGACATGGACAGGGACATGGCAGCCACCAGCCAGAGGTTGCTCCAGGGAGGCATACGCAGCAGGGATTGGTTCTCTGAcaagctacacacacatacaaaggtTATGCGGTTTACTAGTACTGGAAAACCATCAAGATACCAAGGTATTAAAGCGCAGGTTCCCAACCCTAGTCATGAAGTACTCTCTGCCAATACATtgtagtgttttccctgctctaacacgcCCACTTCAATTACAATatgaatatgtttattattagatttgcTTATGAATGGCTTTGCCTTTGTATTTTCTTTGCTTTGAAATGAGAATCATTACTCACAGTTCTTTAGGGTCATTTTTAATAGTATGCAAGCTGTGACTTAGGCACTATCACTAAAACTAGgtgcaaatttacacacaactggTGTAATTGAAAGTGTGGTATTAtcgtcaagtttttttttttaactatttaccATGGGgatgaaaacttttgcactcaatttTCAGGACAGTTATATCAGTGCTGACATTGATATCTTCCTCAATACTGCTTTACTACTTTGTGTGAGATGATTTCCTGTTAAATTAATAAGACTATTTGAGCAGTTTTGTAAAGGTGTCAGAAAACAAAGCATCAAGAGTTTGTTTCAGTCTGACCTGTTGAGAGCGTTGCACATCTCAATGGTGACCAGCACAGACAGGGCCATTGTCATCGGGGGAGAGGACTCGAACACCTCACATATGATGTCGGCGAAGTCTTCATTCTCTTCAGTGCACTGCATGAAGTGGGACTGAGGAACACAGAGCCATCCAGTGAATACTGTTGGGGTTGGCCATCCGATTAAAAAGCCAGGTAAAATTTACCTATCTTTACTGATCATTTAAGATGTGAACTTATTACCATTCCAGTTAATGAgtttaaaatgtgcattttggACCAAAAGAAACAACTCTGTAAAGGGTTATTTAAGGATTAGGAAACACTGTTTGAGGCTCTGTGGTAGTTATTCGGGGGCTGGACTCACGAGCTGGTAGAAGGTCACCATTGGGCCATCCTCAGAGTAAATGAACCACCATGCAGCAGCAGCCACAGTAGCAGCTCCAACATAACCTGAAGGAGAACAGAAAGAGAAGCAGAGACACCCAAAGATAAGTTAATGAAGTATATCATTCCTTGTAGATAGAAGGCTCAGTGTTTAAGGTTCTGCACTAGCAACAGGGAGGTTGTAACAATGTGATATTTTGTTGCTGAGATTAAGAAAAGGCCAGATGCATGTCAGATCTGTTTTGAAGAAATTCGATTGTATGGTCAAAGCTGGAGGCATGGTAACCATTATCTGTCTGTATATTAATGGTAATTGCATTAAAATACCTCCAATGGCCAGGTATCTGAAGAAGAGCCAACCAGAAATGAGTGGTTCTTTGGGAGATCGAGGAGCCTTTCCCATGATATCCAAGTCAGGGGGGTTAAAACCCAGAGCAGTAGCAGGAAGACCATCAGTGACCAGATTCACCCACAGCAACTGCACTGGGATCAGGGCCTCAGGCAGACCAAGAGCAGCAGTCAGGAAgatactgagagagaaagagaaaggggcAGTTTATAATAGTTCCAGTAGGGTAAAACTTGCCTTGAATGTAGTCTTGAGAAATCACGAAAGTTGTTTTTGAACATGAACTCAGATTGCCTGATGTCATCATGAGGAAAGTGGGATAACACAGGAACAGTTCCATGTTAAcaagtgagtgagagatgaaATCGCAATGTTACTCACCAGACGACCTCTCCCACGTTGGAGGAGATGAGGTAGCGGATGAACTGCTTCATGTTGTTGTAGATGGCTCTGCCTTCCTCAACAGCAGATACGATAGAAGAGAAGTTGTCGTCGGCCAGGACCATCTCCGAGGCTGACTTGGCAACGGCTGTGCCAGAGCCCATGGCAATACCAATCTCTGCCTTCTTCAGGGCAGGGGCATCATTCACACCATCACCAGTCTGTTGAAGGGCattgaaattgtatttttaaaagctGAACATACTGAATTATTACTGAAATAGGCAGCAATGGACATTCGACAAGAAATCCTCAGGTTCTTTAACAGCTGATTATATATAAGCCTATACCATAAATGAGGAAATATTGTTAGCATATTATAATCAAAATGTGCTAAATTCTATTTAAGCAGCATATAGTGTAATTGTAACCTTGTAAATGTCTACTGCTGAGGATGCACAGAGAGTTTTATAGCTCTCTCACCATGGCCGTGATCTCATCATAACTCTGCAGGAATTCCACAATCTTGCTCTTGTGAGAAGGCTCGACACGGGCATAGCAGCAGGCCTTGCGCACCGCTTCTCTCTGTTGTGCCAGGGGCAGGTCATCAAACTCACGACCTGTGAAAGCACGCCCAGTGACATCTTCATCCTCCTCGAAGATGCCGATGCGACGGCAGATAGCCACAGCAGTGCCCTTGTTATCACCTGTGAGTGAAGGAAAAGGTGTTTAGTTATATAGGGTTGATAATGAGATAAGAAAGGAGGAGAAACAGGATATGTCAGAGAGTGAGAAATACTGTCAGAAGATCTGGCGCAAGATCTGGTATCGATTAAAAAGAAGTAGGAAGTTGATATATAGAAAGTGATGACTCTCACCAGTGATCATAATGACCCGGATGCCAGCAGCCTTGCACAGCTGGATGGAGCCCATGACCTCTTTGCGAGGGGGATCCAGCATGCCAACACAGCCCACAAAGGTGAGATCAGTCTGAGGAGCACAGAAAACCATGATGAAGTTGGTGGAGCTTGGATCTTAACATCCTCTAAgaatacactcttaaaaaaggGTTTCTCAAGGGTTTTTGGAACGGTTCTATCTTTCTATAGGGTTTCTACTTAAAATCATATTGAAAAGAAACTCTTTGTAGGTTTCTGTATAGAACGTTTAGAGGTTCCCCCAGAGGTACAAACTGAAGACTCTTTTAAGGTgctaaaaaaatggaaaagagtCTAGCAGAAGATCAAAGTTCTGTTATGTCTTGTCATAACAAACGTATATGTTCTATCAGTGGCATTCATCAGGTTCTACACCTTTTTTGTTAGAAACtgcacatccatccatctacttACCTCATAGTCAGCAAACTTGGTGGAATCCTCCAGGTTCATCTCCTCCTTCCTCAGAGGGGAGTCTCGAGTGGCCAGAGCCAGGCAGCGCAGGGTGTCACGGCCAGTTCCCCATTCCTTAATCACAGCCATGATCTTTTCTTTCACGGGGCCAGTCAGGGGTATGCGGGTGGTTCCCACACGCACATATGCACATCTGTCAATCACACCTTCGGGAGCACCCTGCATGAAGATTTGTTAAGAGAAGGTTCATTAAGTGCAAGGTTCTTCTTCATATTTTGACTGTAAATGTCAGTCGAAAGGTGCATTAACCTTGACAAACATCTTATTGCCAAGAGACGCCTTGGAGGGCTTGGCTGGAGAGCAGTAGACAGACATGGACTTCCTGTCACGGGAGAACTCCAGTGTGAACTCTTTCTTCATCAGCTGCTTAATTACCTAGTGAAGAAGGCAGAAGTAACAATTAGACAAAGTAGAACCTTTTTAGAAAGCTAGAGCTTTCTGAAGAACCCTTGAGTAACCCTTTTCTAATAGTGCAAGATAAGGGTTTTATACAATCAacctctttaaaaataattttgtagaATTTTGAAATGTGATTAAGAAATCTTGACAggtgtaaaagaaaaactgtGGCATACACAATGAGAAATTTTGAAAATTGTGGCTTAGTGGATTATTTGGACTTGTTATAAGCCATGAAGAGGTgaagtaatataataaaataatatagtaaACATACTTACAGTGCAACAGGCATTGGCTCTCTCCACCTTTGACAGGCCACGGACCTCAGTGTTGAACACGTTCATCTTTTCCACCAGACAGCAGAGTGCAGTCTCAGTGGCTTCACCCACCTTCTCATAGATTCCCTTAGACTATTAGACAGaaagaatacatttttatagtaGAAACAGCTGGAGCTCATTCTCATTAATGTTTATATGAAGTGATTTTATTGGTAAAGTTTTGTCTTTACCAATAAAATCACTTCGTATGAACATTAATGAGAATATGAAGAAAAGGTGTGCAGgaaagtgagtgtgtgggagAAAGTGCTGACCTCATTATAATCCAGAGAGGAGTCGTTACACAGGGCACAGATGGTAGCCAGCTCAACCAGCCCATCATACTGGCCACATTTCACAGGAAGAACACCTTTAGTTCTGCAGAAAGTGAGTATGTCTCCATattcagtatgtgtgtatattttttgttctgttcatAGCTGCCCAGTAATTTGTGGTCTACTTACACTTCTCCTTCAGGAGTGTATTTTGAGCCAGAGATATCATACTGGTCAAGAGTCACATTGTCCCCTTCCACCTTCTCAATGATGAACATCTAAACAGACAGTATAGACACTTTTGTTAGCATTATATTTTAACGTAACAAATTTGAAAGAAGACACAACACAACAGTTTTCTCACAGTGtatctgcaaaaacaaaataactgaCCCAAGTCTCATTTTTCTGCCCTGAACCTTATTCCGATTACTGAAAAGACTTTCTGTGGTGGATCCTCATGTATCTTGGACTCTTGGCAATCACATCAGTTTTAATCAGCATACAGTACAACtgataaaactgaattgaaattaaattgaattgatttgatttgatatcTATAAACACTGCCAACATCTATCTGTAATCTAAAACTTGGAACACTTCATGTTGACCCCTCATCTCCTGGTGTCACTGTgtaacatattttaatataatgtcCAAACCAGTTTCTTTACCAAGCTACCAACCAGCAACAGCGACCAACCCACAAGCAGTACAGCTGATATTTCCAAAATTATAGGTCTTCCTATTCATAACATGTGCATTGTAACAACCAAAACCATCTTGCAAAGGACTAATGTGATGCCCCAAGATACTGAGCATCCCTTAAATCTATGCATTATTCTACTCCTGTCTTGTTCCTGATAGAAGACATAAGCTGGTCATTGTACTAAGAGCTTTATTCCCTCAGGAGTATGCTATTAACTGAGTCTAACTGAACAGAGGCACAAGAACCAAACGTTAACATGCCTAACCTGCATtctttggtaaaaaaaaaaaaaaggttccatgTAGCAAGTAAAGGGCTCAATGGATTGTCTCCAATGGATTGGATGTCTTTAAAGCGTCTATGTAAACCCATACATCTATGTAGAAAAATATTCCTTTCAGAAAAGGAaccattaactatccaaagaaccacaGAGAATCTTTTTTTAAGAGTATAACTTAACCCAATAGAACCCAATAGAACCCAACAGATCCTTGTTAGAAACCATGAACCATTAACAATACAAAGATTTGTGAAcccatttttttcagattccAAGAGTGTAGCAGAATCTAACCTAAAGGAACCTAATAGAACTGAGCCTAAGATAATCTAACACAACCTAACCAAAACTAATATAACAGAGATTTCTTTCATCTAGCACCCTAAAGAATTTTTTGGCTTGTCCTTCTGTGGGAACAATTAAAATTTCTTACAAGAACCTTACaagaaagtgtttttctttcagaaactgtttcagGTAGAACTCCTTTGGAAAGGTAGAAATGTTAAGCATACAGAACTCTTGAGTTGTGTGATCTAACCTAGTGGAACCTAAACTACCTGAGTAGCTACCTATTCTATACTTTTAGGGACACAAAGTTTTCATTTAGCACCATTTAAGGATTCTGTGTTTTGTCCCTAAAAAAGACCCTTACAACAAAGCATCTCTATTTCAGAAACATCTCAAATAGAACCCCTTTAGACAGGTAGAACTATTAACTGTCCAATTAATCCATgacaaactctttttttttctaatgaaacTCAACTTAATCAAACTTAATTAAATTTAACCAGGCCTGGCATGACTAAACCTAACCTTACCAAACCTAACCTGTGTGTATGCAATTATGTACTCATATCTGTTTCCCACCTTGGTCACACACATCTGGTTGGTGGTCAGAGTACCAGTCTTGTCGGAGCAGATGACTGAGGTACAGCCCAGAGTCTCCACAGAAGGCAGAGATCGCACAATGGCATTCTTCTTGGCCATACGGCGTGTGCCCAGAGCCAAGCATGTCGTAATCACAGCAGGAAGACCTACCAACATCCAATCAGATAAGGTATGTATTAACAAAATGCACACAAAGAACACAGACAAGAATCCACTAAACAAGATTACATGCAGCCCGAAGCGAAGTAGAGCTACTGTTACCTCCCTGCGGTTGattcttttcctttaacagcacgtcccaatgcgttttattcctcttaaactaTAGTAAGTTTCCAGCATTTAAATTAGACATGTCATAATTTTTgccagtttatagttacatttaatgatgtggaacatgTATTCCTGTTATctattacattatagcagctgaaaatagttgttccctcaccaggcaCAGCTCTCTTCTGAagttaaaatgcagcttgttactgagaaacctaaAAGAgcaaactcgtctgtcctgaagactttcctgttggTAAATCTACTatttcaaagcactgacactggacactcctttcataaatgttaaaaaaaaaacatctctcaACAGAGAACTTCAtgatatcaacaattatatgttgtCTTGTGAGGTCCTTGTGAATTAGCtggtactatagaaacaataatgtattagaaaaagtgcattaatataaacctgtgatttgccttgtagctgtCACTTCTATTAGAGCTGGAACtgtctaaccaatcagaattaagaattctgtatgctgtggtgtaatagtCATTAGTCTCTCACCCTCTGGGATGGCAGCCACAGCCAGGGCCACAGCGATTTTAAAATAGTAAATGGCGCCACGGATCCAGGAGCCACCATGCACGGGGTCATTGAAGTGGCCGATGTTGATGAGCCACACGGCCACACAGATGAGCGAGATGACCTTGGAGAGCTGTTCTCCAAATTCGTCCAGCTTCTGCTGCAGTGGCGTCTTCTCCTGCTCGGTGGCTGCCATCTGGTCACGGATCTTTCCGATCTCGGTGGAGACGCCAGTGGCCACAACTACACCGATGGCTTTTCCTGCAGCGATGTTGGTGCCCTGTACAGGATGGACAGAAATGAGTGAGTTAATATACAACTGATAAAGATGGTAGGCTACAGAAAGGAAGAAGTGTGGATAGATGATGAAGGCTGCTT contains:
- the atp2a1 gene encoding sarcoplasmic/endoplasmic reticulum calcium ATPase 1 isoform X1, producing the protein MENAHTQEPSECLSYFGVSENTGLSPDQVKRNLAKFGYNELPAEEGKSIWELVVEQFEDLLVRILLLAACISFVLAWFEEGEETVTAFVEPFVILLILIANAVVGVWQERNAESAIEALKEYEPEMGKVYRADRKSVQRIKAREIVPGDIVEVSVGDKVPADIRITSIKSTTLRVDQSILTGESVSVIKHTESVPDPRAVNQDKKNMLFSGTNIAAGKAIGVVVATGVSTEIGKIRDQMAATEQEKTPLQQKLDEFGEQLSKVISLICVAVWLINIGHFNDPVHGGSWIRGAIYYFKIAVALAVAAIPEGLPAVITTCLALGTRRMAKKNAIVRSLPSVETLGCTSVICSDKTGTLTTNQMCVTKMFIIEKVEGDNVTLDQYDISGSKYTPEGEVTKGVLPVKCGQYDGLVELATICALCNDSSLDYNESKGIYEKVGEATETALCCLVEKMNVFNTEVRGLSKVERANACCTVIKQLMKKEFTLEFSRDRKSMSVYCSPAKPSKASLGNKMFVKGAPEGVIDRCAYVRVGTTRIPLTGPVKEKIMAVIKEWGTGRDTLRCLALATRDSPLRKEEMNLEDSTKFADYETDLTFVGCVGMLDPPRKEVMGSIQLCKAAGIRVIMITGDNKGTAVAICRRIGIFEEDEDVTGRAFTGREFDDLPLAQQREAVRKACCYARVEPSHKSKIVEFLQSYDEITAMTGDGVNDAPALKKAEIGIAMGSGTAVAKSASEMVLADDNFSSIVSAVEEGRAIYNNMKQFIRYLISSNVGEVVCIFLTAALGLPEALIPVQLLWVNLVTDGLPATALGFNPPDLDIMGKAPRSPKEPLISGWLFFRYLAIGGYVGAATVAAAAWWFIYSEDGPMVTFYQLSHFMQCTEENEDFADIICEVFESSPPMTMALSVLVTIEMCNALNSLSENQSLLRMPPWSNLWLVAAMSLSMSLHFMIIYVDPLPMIFKLTHLNLEQWIVVLKLSLPVILIDEVLKYISRTYLEQKEENLVSKRWD
- the atp2a1 gene encoding sarcoplasmic/endoplasmic reticulum calcium ATPase 1 isoform X2 produces the protein MENAHTQEPSECLSYFGVSENTGLSPDQVKRNLAKFGYNELPAEEGKSIWELVVEQFEDLLVRILLLAACISFVLAWFEEGEETVTAFVEPFVILLILIANAVVGVWQERNAESAIEALKEYEPEMGKVYRADRKSVQRIKAREIVPGDIVEVSVGDKVPADIRITSIKSTTLRVDQSILTGESVSVIKHTESVPDPRAVNQDKKNMLFSGTNIAAGKAIGVVVATGVSTEIGKIRDQMAATEQEKTPLQQKLDEFGEQLSKVISLICVAVWLINIGHFNDPVHGGSWIRGAIYYFKIAVALAVAAIPEGLPAVITTCLALGTRRMAKKNAIVRSLPSVETLGCTSVICSDKTGTLTTNQMCVTKMFIIEKVEGDNVTLDQYDISGSKYTPEGEVTKGVLPVKCGQYDGLVELATICALCNDSSLDYNESKGIYEKVGEATETALCCLVEKMNVFNTEVRGLSKVERANACCTVIKQLMKKEFTLEFSRDRKSMSVYCSPAKPSKASLGNKMFVKGAPEGVIDRCAYVRVGTTRIPLTGPVKEKIMAVIKEWGTGRDTLRCLALATRDSPLRKEEMNLEDSTKFADYETDLTFVGCVGMLDPPRKEVMGSIQLCKAAGIRVIMITGDNKGTAVAICRRIGIFEEDEDVTGRAFTGREFDDLPLAQQREAVRKACCYARVEPSHKSKIVEFLQSYDEITAMTGDGVNDAPALKKAEIGIAMGSGTAVAKSASEMVLADDNFSSIVSAVEEGRAIYNNMKQFIRYLISSNVGEVVCIFLTAALGLPEALIPVQLLWVNLVTDGLPATALGFNPPDLDIMGKAPRSPKEPLISGWLFFRYLAIGGYVGAATVAAAAWWFIYSEDGPMVTFYQLSHFMQCTEENEDFADIICEVFESSPPMTMALSVLVTIEMCNALNSLSENQSLLRMPPWSNLWLVAAMSLSMSLHFMIIYVDPLPMIFKLTHLNLEQWIVVLKLSLPVILIDEVLKYISRTYLEP